Proteins encoded by one window of Acuticoccus sp. MNP-M23:
- a CDS encoding ABC transporter permease subunit produces the protein MTRITAYAAQISSLLVIVAIWWVASGIVDSRALPSPAAVFDTLFGLIGSGEAFQPLLATLGRTVMGFLLGIVLGTAYGIAANLSRTFDELTRWLLQITIFTPTLILIFLFLISLGRTNTTVIILIGLVILPVVGTYIRDAMSDFDEELTGMARSFKATLAQRVKDVYLPFLIPPLLAAGRIGFTLSWKVAFLSEIFGFPGGIGWQVKTSYDIYNIVSLLAWLMLFIFVLLAAEQLMRLAEKTIVKW, from the coding sequence ATGACCCGCATCACCGCCTACGCGGCGCAGATCTCCTCGCTCCTCGTCATCGTCGCCATCTGGTGGGTCGCGTCCGGCATTGTCGACAGCCGCGCGCTGCCCTCGCCGGCCGCCGTGTTCGACACGCTGTTCGGCCTCATCGGCAGCGGCGAGGCGTTCCAGCCGCTGCTGGCAACCCTCGGCCGCACCGTGATGGGCTTTCTGCTCGGCATCGTTCTCGGCACCGCATACGGCATTGCAGCCAACCTCTCGCGCACCTTCGACGAGCTGACGAGATGGCTGTTGCAGATCACCATCTTCACGCCGACGCTGATCCTCATCTTCCTGTTTTTGATCTCGCTGGGGCGCACCAACACCACGGTCATCATCCTGATCGGCCTCGTGATCCTCCCCGTCGTCGGCACCTACATCCGCGATGCGATGTCGGACTTCGACGAAGAGCTGACCGGCATGGCCCGCTCGTTCAAGGCGACGCTCGCCCAGCGGGTGAAAGACGTGTACCTCCCCTTTCTCATCCCGCCACTTCTGGCTGCGGGGCGCATCGGGTTCACGTTGTCGTGGAAAGTCGCGTTCCTGTCGGAGATTTTCGGCTTTCCCGGCGGCATCGGCTGGCAGGTGAAGACGAGTTACGACATTTACAACATCGTCTCGCTGCTGGCGTGGCTGATGCTGTTCATCTTCGTGCTTCTTGCCGCCGAACAGTTGATGCGCCTTGCCGAGAAAACCATCGTAAAATGGTGA
- a CDS encoding VOC family protein, with protein MTFQPLFHLAFHVDDLAAATHFYGDLLGCKKGRSTDTWVDFNFFGHQISLHQGDPFEAKATGKVGNHMVPMPHLGAVLPLDTWKAVAGRLTEAGVDFVIPPTVRFEGEPGEQWTMFFHDPAGNPIEIKGFASENAVWAA; from the coding sequence ATGACGTTCCAGCCGCTGTTCCACCTCGCCTTCCACGTCGACGACCTTGCGGCCGCGACCCACTTTTACGGCGACCTTCTTGGCTGCAAGAAGGGCCGCAGCACCGACACGTGGGTCGACTTCAACTTCTTCGGCCACCAGATCTCGCTCCACCAGGGCGATCCGTTCGAGGCGAAGGCCACCGGCAAGGTCGGCAACCACATGGTGCCGATGCCGCATCTGGGCGCCGTCCTCCCGCTGGACACATGGAAGGCCGTTGCCGGGCGCCTCACCGAGGCCGGCGTCGATTTCGTGATCCCGCCCACCGTGCGCTTCGAGGGTGAACCCGGCGAGCAGTGGACGATGTTCTTCCACGACCCCGCCGGCAACCCCATCGAGATCAAGGGCTTTGCCAGCGAAAACGCCGTCTGGGCCGCATGA